CGTCGACGCGGGTTATCGTCGCCAGGAACTGCGCCGCCGGGTCGGTCGTCTCGAGTAGGGTGCCGGGCGTGACGACGCGCGTGATTTCGCGGGCGTGGCCGTCCTCGGTCTCGTACTGGTCGGCCACTGCGACGCGGTAGCCGCGTTCGACCAGTGCCTTGAGGTAGGGCGTCAGGTCGTCGACGGGCACGCCAGCCATCGGATACGTCGACCCGTGGGAGGACTTCTCCGACACCTTCAGGTCGAGTTCGTCACCCACGAACTCGGCGTCCTCCGCGAAGAACTCGTAGAAATCGCCACACTGCATCGCCAGCAGGTCCGCGTCCGTCTCGGATTTCAGGGCGAGAAACTCCCCCACGATGCCATCGGCGCTCATATCCACACCCGGGCTGTCGGCGAGTAAAACGCTGTGGGTCCGCCGTTACGCGTCTTCGACCGCGTCGAGGAGCGTGAATACGCGCTCACCCAACTCCTCGGGCGTCTCGGCGACGAGTTTCACGATGGCTTCCTTGCCCACGTCGCCCCGGTCGAGCACCGCGACGGACGTGGGGTCGTCGTCGGCCACCTCGCCGAACGCCTGCCGGGCGCCCCAGCCCATGGTTCCACTCGCGTCCTCCGGTTCGTCCGCGCGGTCGTACTCAGTCACCGGGCCGTCGAGCGCGGCCGTCGCCGCCTCCGTCTCGTCGTCGAACCGGCAGTTGATGGCGAAACGGAGGTCGGGGTCGAACTCCCGGGCCGCGAGGAGGAAGCGAGCGACGTGCGAGGAGGCGCCGAGGCGGACGCCGCCGTTGGGAGCGACCCCCGAGAGGGTGCGCGTGATTCGCCCCTCGACGGCGGCGGTTTCGCCGACTGCCTCCGCGTACGCCGTCGCGCCGACGACGTTCATCCCCACCTCGGGGACGAGCCGAGACACGTCGCGGTCGACGAGTGCCTCGACGACTTCCGCTACGTCCGTCATCGTCCGGTGGCGGTCGGCCGCCTCCCGGAGCGCCGCGAGGTGCTGTACCGCGCCCGGGCCGTCGCCCACGTCGTAGCTGTACCGAATCGCTCGCTGCATGAACGACGTGCCGGCGTCGACGGCGTAGTTCAGCGTCTCGCCGTGCGCGAGGTGCGCGGCGATGGCGCTGGAGAGCGTACACCCCGAGCCGTGGGTGGCGTCCGTGTCGACCCGCGGGTGTTCGAAGGTGCGAACGAGGGGTTCGTCGCTTCCCTCCGACAGCACTAGCGTGTCGACGACCCAGTCGTCGTCGTTCTCGACGTGGCCGCCCTTGATGAGCGCTGCGTCGGCGCCCATCTCGACCAGTTCCTCGCCGGCCTCGCGGGCGGGATTAGCGTCAGTCTCCGCCGAGATATCGACGCCCGTCAGCAC
This DNA window, taken from Haloplanus vescus, encodes the following:
- the thiD gene encoding bifunctional hydroxymethylpyrimidine kinase/phosphomethylpyrimidine kinase gives rise to the protein MSRKRAPVSPPVGLTVAGSDSGGGAGIQADLKTMEAHGVFGTSVVTAITAQNTVGVERSHTLPVDEIAAQFGAVQADFDIGAVKTGMLATAPVIELVTDRVSSVEAPVIVDPVMVAASGDRLLDPAAEDAYADLISEATLVTPNADEAAVLTGVDISAETDANPAREAGEELVEMGADAALIKGGHVENDDDWVVDTLVLSEGSDEPLVRTFEHPRVDTDATHGSGCTLSSAIAAHLAHGETLNYAVDAGTSFMQRAIRYSYDVGDGPGAVQHLAALREAADRHRTMTDVAEVVEALVDRDVSRLVPEVGMNVVGATAYAEAVGETAAVEGRITRTLSGVAPNGGVRLGASSHVARFLLAAREFDPDLRFAINCRFDDETEAATAALDGPVTEYDRADEPEDASGTMGWGARQAFGEVADDDPTSVAVLDRGDVGKEAIVKLVAETPEELGERVFTLLDAVEDA